In Desulforamulus hydrothermalis Lam5 = DSM 18033, a genomic segment contains:
- a CDS encoding SLAP domain-containing protein, whose translation MDELTKLYNRQYMKARLEEEVNRAKRYGRPLSVLMLDLDFFKQXNDGXGHQAGDGHALTSQGGGDIHPYSAELKENGELAVTLIFRNGKEEQLSIEKLPVSVIDAKNRYVAKGVFDMYGFVLPAGAAGPYTFVFAGDMLLKPDLDLSSWKVMIK comes from the coding sequence TTGGACGAATTGACCAAACTGTATAACCGCCAGTATATGAAGGCAAGGCTGGAGGAAGAAGTAAACCGGGCCAAAAGATATGGCCGGCCCCTCAGCGTGTTAATGCTGGATCTGGACTTTTTCAAGCAAATNAACGACGGCNACGGGCACCAGGCCGGCGATGGCCACGCGTTGACTAGTCAGGGGGGGGGGGATATACACCCTTATAGCGCCGAATTAAAGGAAAACGGCGAGCTGGCCGTTACCCTGATTTTCCGCAACGGCAAAGAAGAACAGTTGAGCATAGAAAAGCTGCCGGTGTCTGTTATTGATGCGAAAAACCGCTATGTGGCCAAAGGGGTTTTTGACATGTACGGTTTTGTGTTGCCCGCCGGCGCCGCCGGCCCTTACACCTTTGTTTTTGCCGGCGACATGCTGCTGAAACCGGATCTTGATTTAAGCAGTTGGAAGGTTATGATTAAGTAA